Proteins encoded by one window of Moorella humiferrea:
- a CDS encoding shikimate dehydrogenase yields the protein MLQVKASTRLVALLGYPVEHSLSPLMQNAAFTNAGLDLVYLAFAVTPADLPAALAGLKAMGFLGANVTVPHKEAVIKYLDAVDPTAARIGAVNTIVNEGGRLTGYNTDASGFLRSLQEAGFDPAGKKAVILGAGGAARAVAFALAGAGCATLTIANRTVERAGHLAAALTGLGVPVRACTLQEEELRPRLEGADLVVNATSAGMAPMVGAVPLPAAWLNAGQWVYDLVYNPLETKLLREARQRGCHVVSGLGMLLYQGTAAFTLWTGKPAPAEIMGQALRKALQASQVAK from the coding sequence ATGTTACAGGTAAAAGCTTCAACGCGTCTGGTGGCCCTTCTGGGTTATCCTGTAGAACATTCTTTATCGCCTTTAATGCAGAACGCCGCCTTTACCAACGCCGGATTGGACTTGGTGTACCTGGCCTTTGCCGTTACTCCTGCCGACCTGCCGGCTGCCCTGGCCGGGCTTAAAGCCATGGGGTTCCTGGGCGCCAATGTTACGGTACCCCATAAAGAAGCAGTTATTAAATACCTGGATGCAGTTGACCCCACAGCGGCCCGGATTGGAGCCGTGAATACTATAGTCAATGAAGGCGGGCGCCTCACCGGCTACAATACTGACGCCAGCGGCTTTCTGCGCTCCCTCCAGGAGGCCGGTTTTGACCCGGCCGGCAAGAAAGCAGTCATCCTCGGGGCCGGGGGAGCGGCCAGGGCGGTGGCCTTTGCCCTGGCGGGGGCCGGTTGCGCTACGCTGACCATTGCCAACCGCACCGTGGAGCGGGCCGGGCACCTGGCAGCCGCTCTGACCGGTTTGGGGGTTCCCGTTAGGGCTTGTACCCTGCAAGAAGAAGAGCTGCGCCCTAGGCTAGAAGGGGCCGACCTGGTGGTAAATGCCACCAGTGCCGGCATGGCCCCCATGGTGGGAGCCGTACCCCTGCCGGCCGCCTGGCTCAACGCCGGGCAATGGGTCTACGATCTGGTCTATAACCCCCTGGAAACGAAGCTTTTGCGGGAAGCCCGGCAGCGGGGTTGCCATGTTGTATCCGGCTTGGGGATGCTCCTGTACCAGGGGACGGCGGCTTTCACCCTGTGGACGGGAAAGCCGGCACCGGCAGAAATTATGGGACAAGCATTGCGGAAAGCCCTCCAAGCTTCTCAGGTTGCTAAGTAG
- a CDS encoding YqeG family HAD IIIA-type phosphatase, protein MLKLLQPDLYVRSLRDIPLAALKARGIRGLIIDLDNTVTEWGRATLDREVYQWFMDLKKQGLRACLVSNNRDERVKKIASHLGIPGISRAGKPRRRAFYQAMAVMETAVGNTAVIGDQVFTDVLGGNRLGLFTILVMPINKREFFGTRLMRQLEKLITKHLVISDLKDL, encoded by the coding sequence ATGCTCAAACTGCTGCAACCTGACCTCTACGTACGCTCCCTGCGGGATATACCCCTAGCAGCTTTAAAGGCCCGGGGCATCCGCGGCTTGATTATTGACCTGGATAATACGGTGACCGAATGGGGACGGGCAACCCTGGACCGGGAAGTTTATCAGTGGTTTATGGATTTAAAGAAGCAAGGCTTACGAGCATGTCTGGTTTCCAACAATCGGGATGAGAGGGTTAAAAAGATAGCCTCCCACCTTGGTATTCCCGGAATTTCCCGGGCCGGTAAACCCCGGCGGCGGGCCTTTTACCAGGCCATGGCCGTCATGGAAACGGCAGTTGGTAATACTGCCGTCATCGGCGACCAGGTTTTTACCGATGTGCTGGGGGGAAACCGCCTGGGGCTGTTTACGATCCTGGTGATGCCCATAAATAAGCGCGAGTTCTTTGGCACCAGGCTGATGCGCCAGTTAGAAAAATTGATAACTAAACACCTTGTGATCAGCGATTTAAAGGACTTATAA
- a CDS encoding class I SAM-dependent rRNA methyltransferase — MARVQLRRGEEGRLQRGHPWVYRTEIASIHGTYTPGDIVAVEDYRGRFIGRGYINPASMITVRILTNDRDEKIDKVFWRRRLTAAVDYRRRVLAGAGTDAYRVVFGEADFLPGLIVDKFGPYLVVQTLALGIDRFKETLVEILDELLQPEGIYERNDAPVRELEGLELRSGFLKGPFDPQVIIQENGLKFYVDLAAGQKTGYFLDQRENRAALQSLVKGARVLDCFCHTGGFSVHAAHYGAREVLGLDISPEAIAMARRNAVLNGFGNLCSFEEANVFDALREFERRKERFDVVILDPPAFVKARKALEGAIRGYKEINLRAMKLLSPGGFLVTCSCSYHMPEDLFLEVIQSAAMDARRRLRLLARRGQALDHPVLLGYDESRYLKCLLLEII; from the coding sequence TTGGCACGAGTACAGCTGCGGCGGGGTGAAGAGGGACGCCTTCAAAGGGGCCATCCCTGGGTTTACCGGACGGAGATTGCGTCCATCCATGGTACTTACACACCTGGAGACATAGTTGCTGTAGAGGACTACCGCGGCAGGTTTATTGGCCGGGGGTATATCAACCCGGCCTCCATGATTACTGTCCGCATCTTAACTAACGACCGTGATGAAAAAATCGATAAAGTTTTCTGGCGGCGGCGTCTAACAGCAGCCGTGGATTACCGCCGCAGGGTTTTGGCCGGTGCAGGAACGGACGCCTATCGTGTTGTCTTTGGGGAAGCGGACTTTCTGCCCGGGTTAATTGTCGACAAATTTGGCCCCTACCTGGTAGTCCAGACCCTGGCGTTAGGAATTGATCGCTTTAAAGAAACTTTAGTAGAAATCCTGGATGAGTTACTCCAGCCCGAGGGTATCTATGAGCGCAACGATGCGCCGGTGCGGGAACTGGAGGGCCTGGAGTTACGGTCAGGTTTCCTGAAAGGGCCCTTTGACCCGCAGGTGATTATCCAAGAAAACGGCTTAAAATTTTATGTAGATCTGGCCGCGGGACAGAAGACGGGTTACTTCCTGGACCAGAGGGAAAACCGGGCCGCCCTGCAGTCGCTTGTCAAAGGAGCGCGGGTGCTGGATTGTTTCTGCCATACCGGCGGGTTCAGCGTCCATGCCGCCCATTATGGCGCCCGGGAAGTCCTGGGCCTGGATATCTCCCCAGAAGCCATAGCTATGGCGCGGCGCAATGCCGTCCTTAATGGTTTTGGTAACCTATGTTCTTTTGAGGAAGCCAATGTTTTTGATGCCCTGCGGGAATTTGAACGCCGTAAAGAAAGGTTTGATGTAGTAATCCTGGATCCCCCGGCATTTGTTAAGGCCAGGAAGGCCCTGGAAGGGGCCATCCGCGGCTATAAAGAGATAAATTTGCGGGCGATGAAGCTTTTATCCCCGGGCGGCTTTCTGGTGACTTGCTCCTGTTCCTACCACATGCCCGAGGATCTCTTTTTAGAAGTTATCCAGAGCGCAGCCATGGATGCCCGGCGCCGCCTGCGCCTGCTGGCCAGGCGTGGCCAGGCCCTTGATCACCCGGTGCTTTTAGGTTACGACGAGTCGCGCTACCTCAAATGCCTGCTATTGGAGATAATTTGA
- a CDS encoding recombinase family protein, translating to MKAVIYARVSTQDQALGFSLATQKELCEKKARALGALEVEVVEDAYTGTELNRPSLDYVRKLVAAGKVDLVVVYDPDRLSRNLTDLLILCREFDKAGVRLEFVNFDWQKTPQGMLFLQMRGAFAEFEHALIKERTQRGKAKKAASGKIRCYAKPFGYDWDAEGDTLVINPQEAAIVKQMFEWLTDPLEPLTPWQITQKLGQVYPQGPRGKGWVHSSVVRMLKNPVYTGRLRRKDEQPDWKPVLVPAIIDQETFMRAQEMLARSKRFNPKTTRRRFLLQRLLVCGECGRRLTVVTHNNPQRAKYSYYTCPGRYPTKFDDQGRVGRCGLPPWRTEEIDKTVWDTIASIIKNPELFYQYITSEKLETASIPRRRLEEARKRLEQVQRVIERIDRAYFILEALPEEDYKRYRAEQEGELVRIEEDIKRLEAVINAQEQVQKGVEFLRQYAENLARSVDELNFFQKQNITRELVQRVKIYADGSLEIEGYFNLPFTGPGKNLPDHCEELTILTPQKHLKEPLPSSVLTCTHREKGHSETP from the coding sequence ATGAAGGCCGTGATTTACGCTAGGGTAAGCACCCAGGACCAGGCTCTCGGTTTTTCCCTGGCCACCCAAAAAGAACTCTGCGAGAAGAAGGCCAGGGCTTTAGGGGCTTTAGAAGTCGAAGTCGTAGAAGACGCCTATACAGGTACGGAATTAAACCGCCCTAGCCTGGATTATGTGAGAAAGCTCGTAGCTGCCGGAAAAGTGGACCTGGTAGTTGTCTATGACCCCGACAGGCTTTCCCGCAACCTTACAGATTTGCTCATCCTTTGCCGGGAATTTGATAAGGCAGGGGTAAGGTTGGAGTTTGTTAACTTTGACTGGCAAAAGACGCCCCAGGGTATGCTCTTCTTGCAGATGCGGGGGGCCTTTGCCGAATTCGAGCACGCGCTCATCAAGGAGCGTACCCAGAGGGGCAAGGCTAAAAAAGCGGCCAGCGGCAAGATCCGCTGCTACGCCAAGCCTTTTGGTTATGACTGGGACGCCGAGGGGGATACCCTGGTAATTAATCCCCAGGAAGCCGCAATCGTCAAGCAAATGTTTGAGTGGCTAACGGACCCCCTGGAACCCTTAACTCCCTGGCAGATTACCCAGAAGCTGGGCCAGGTGTACCCCCAAGGTCCCAGGGGCAAGGGGTGGGTCCACTCTTCGGTGGTACGGATGCTGAAAAATCCCGTATATACCGGCCGGTTGAGGCGCAAGGATGAGCAACCTGATTGGAAACCGGTCCTTGTGCCGGCCATAATTGACCAGGAAACCTTTATGAGAGCCCAGGAGATGCTTGCCAGGTCCAAGCGTTTTAACCCTAAAACTACCAGGAGAAGATTCTTACTACAGCGCCTGCTGGTATGCGGGGAGTGCGGGAGGAGGCTTACGGTCGTTACCCATAACAATCCCCAGAGGGCGAAATATAGCTATTATACCTGCCCCGGACGTTACCCAACCAAGTTTGACGACCAAGGCCGGGTAGGCAGGTGCGGGCTCCCACCCTGGCGGACGGAAGAAATAGATAAGACAGTATGGGATACTATAGCTTCTATAATTAAGAACCCGGAGCTTTTTTACCAGTATATTACCAGCGAGAAGCTTGAAACAGCCAGCATACCCCGGAGGCGCCTGGAGGAAGCGCGGAAGAGGCTAGAGCAAGTGCAACGGGTGATCGAGCGAATTGACCGGGCTTATTTTATCCTGGAGGCGTTGCCCGAAGAAGACTACAAGCGTTACCGGGCGGAACAAGAAGGAGAGCTAGTAAGAATAGAAGAAGATATCAAGAGGCTCGAAGCCGTAATTAACGCCCAGGAACAGGTGCAAAAAGGTGTAGAATTCCTGCGCCAGTACGCTGAAAACCTGGCAAGGTCGGTGGATGAACTAAACTTTTTTCAAAAGCAGAATATCACCCGTGAGCTGGTGCAGAGGGTAAAAATATATGCTGATGGCAGCCTGGAGATAGAAGGGTATTTTAACCTCCCCTTTACCGGGCCGGGCAAAAATCTCCCGGATCATTGCGAAGAACTTACAATATTAACCCCTCAGAAACACTTAAAGGAACCACTTCCCAGTAGTGTTTTAACTTGCACACATCGAGAAAAAGGCCATTCAGAAACTCCTTAA
- a CDS encoding helix-turn-helix domain-containing protein, with the protein MVVKMRQLRIKRGMSLSHTAKHIGITKNVYANIESGRRNPSWEMAQCLEQFLGIPVSKLLAREEEKHHDLMIK; encoded by the coding sequence ATGGTAGTAAAAATGCGTCAATTACGCATAAAACGGGGAATGTCGCTATCACATACAGCAAAACATATCGGGATAACAAAAAATGTATACGCCAATATAGAATCAGGTCGTCGTAACCCCTCCTGGGAGATGGCCCAATGCTTGGAGCAATTTTTGGGTATCCCGGTCAGTAAATTGTTGGCACGGGAAGAGGAAAAACATCATGATTTAATGATTAAATGA
- a CDS encoding helix-turn-helix domain-containing protein, with protein MFNKIIFGQRLRLLRKARNLSLKDVADSIGSLKSTIGNLERGTKAPSIDMLLTLADFFNVSLDYLVGRSDDPRRY; from the coding sequence GTGTTTAATAAAATTATTTTTGGACAACGGTTACGTTTGCTACGAAAGGCCAGAAATCTTTCACTCAAAGATGTTGCCGACTCTATCGGCTCACTTAAGAGTACAATCGGTAATCTTGAACGTGGAACAAAAGCACCTAGTATTGATATGTTACTTACCTTAGCCGACTTCTTCAATGTCTCCCTCGACTACCTCGTTGGCCGCTCTGATGATCCCCGGCGTTATTAA
- a CDS encoding helix-turn-helix transcriptional regulator has product MRVELLKARKAKGLTQEKVALAVGIDRTVYTRIERGVRIPTVDVAIKIASLLGKQVEEIFLLEDVHETHNSNGTLIPSGTEGK; this is encoded by the coding sequence ATGAGAGTGGAGCTTTTGAAAGCCAGAAAGGCAAAAGGATTAACCCAAGAAAAAGTAGCCCTCGCAGTTGGAATAGACCGAACAGTATATACGCGTATTGAACGGGGGGTTCGAATACCCACTGTAGATGTGGCCATAAAAATAGCATCTTTGCTAGGGAAACAGGTAGAGGAAATTTTTTTACTAGAAGATGTGCATGAGACACACAATTCTAACGGCACCCTAATTCCCTCTGGTACAGAAGGGAAATAA
- a CDS encoding helix-turn-helix domain-containing protein, whose amino-acid sequence MSTLGDKIKQLRKKKDLTQDELASIIHVNRATLANWEINRAVPDPTTLQLLADFFNVSVDYLLGRTDDPNPGQHRSTIEEDWPEVTDVLRRCGKKPTPEERRRIARIIKAAIEDTDDI is encoded by the coding sequence ATGAGCACATTAGGTGATAAGATTAAACAATTAAGAAAGAAAAAGGATTTAACCCAAGATGAATTGGCTTCTATCATCCATGTAAATAGAGCCACCTTAGCTAACTGGGAAATTAATAGGGCTGTTCCTGATCCTACCACCCTTCAACTCCTTGCCGACTTTTTTAACGTCAGCGTGGATTACCTCTTAGGTAGGACAGACGACCCTAACCCTGGCCAGCATCGTTCTACTATAGAAGAAGATTGGCCCGAAGTAACAGACGTGCTGCGACGCTGCGGGAAGAAACCAACACCTGAAGAACGCCGGCGCATTGCCAGAATCATTAAAGCAGCAATAGAGGATACGGATGATATTTGA
- a CDS encoding ImmA/IrrE family metallo-endopeptidase: protein MGKKRPRRVRKARAIAAARFFRQQLGLVEYNGIDARRVLKRVAVLKIFSSSQDPDFIHEEGFTRSLGNGKYEVYVNRDLPEGRDNWTYGHETAHIVLKHHEEFDVDNLLPFEHWILNREANIFTSEYLMPEDKFRQAVRFPLTISEIARLKNIFKVSWQAVINRLDELHIYPKAKIEQLFCEQQRAKKELAMAIATVAVAEEKGQVYTMQKDVLRINLDENMRFTICPRCGNTDFSEGASYCKMCGLYLYNDCIECHAHNVADARYCEYCGNETTLFKAGILKPCDDATLYIMLEELLSREVVTEFDQEGNLLAIRAKTEEDDLQISEEDLPF from the coding sequence ATGGGTAAGAAAAGACCAAGAAGGGTTAGGAAGGCACGGGCGATAGCAGCCGCCAGATTTTTCCGGCAACAACTAGGGTTAGTAGAATACAATGGCATTGACGCCAGGCGGGTTTTAAAGCGTGTCGCAGTGTTAAAGATTTTTAGCTCTTCCCAAGACCCTGACTTTATTCATGAGGAAGGATTTACCCGCTCCTTGGGAAATGGGAAGTACGAGGTATATGTCAATCGCGATCTTCCTGAAGGTCGCGATAATTGGACTTATGGCCATGAAACGGCACATATTGTGCTCAAGCATCATGAAGAATTCGATGTTGACAACCTGCTGCCTTTTGAACACTGGATATTAAACCGGGAGGCCAATATATTTACTTCGGAATATTTGATGCCTGAAGATAAATTTCGTCAAGCCGTAAGATTTCCATTAACTATTAGCGAAATAGCTCGGTTAAAGAATATCTTCAAAGTATCCTGGCAAGCTGTAATAAATCGATTAGATGAACTACATATCTATCCCAAAGCCAAAATTGAACAGCTATTTTGTGAACAGCAACGCGCCAAAAAGGAACTTGCGATGGCCATAGCTACGGTAGCAGTAGCCGAAGAGAAAGGGCAGGTTTATACCATGCAAAAAGACGTATTGAGAATTAACCTTGACGAAAATATGCGATTCACTATTTGCCCTAGATGCGGCAATACGGATTTCTCGGAAGGTGCATCTTACTGTAAAATGTGCGGGCTATACCTATATAATGATTGTATCGAGTGCCATGCCCACAATGTCGCCGATGCCCGCTACTGCGAATACTGTGGAAACGAAACAACACTTTTTAAGGCAGGTATCCTAAAGCCTTGCGATGATGCTACTTTATACATAATGCTGGAGGAACTTCTTTCGCGGGAAGTAGTGACGGAGTTTGATCAGGAGGGCAACTTGCTGGCAATAAGAGCAAAAACCGAAGAAGATGACTTACAAATTAGCGAAGAAGATTTACCGTTTTAA
- a CDS encoding type II toxin-antitoxin system HicB family antitoxin yields MRDKTLDYYLNLNYEVSLRRLKEEEGGGWLASIPLLPGCMSDGETPAEALANLEDAKRGWIETALALQRDIPEPDNNEKYSGKFTVRLPKSLHRAIAAKAQEDGVSLNQMAIYLLSLGLGKSARRRRAK; encoded by the coding sequence ATGCGTGATAAAACATTAGATTACTATCTTAACCTCAACTATGAGGTATCCCTTCGCCGCCTTAAAGAGGAGGAGGGCGGCGGATGGCTGGCCAGCATACCCCTTTTGCCAGGTTGTATGTCGGACGGGGAAACTCCGGCTGAGGCCCTGGCTAATCTGGAGGATGCCAAAAGGGGTTGGATAGAAACCGCTTTGGCGTTACAACGAGATATTCCCGAACCGGATAACAATGAAAAATATAGCGGTAAGTTTACTGTACGCCTTCCTAAATCCCTCCACAGGGCTATTGCCGCCAAGGCGCAAGAAGATGGTGTTAGCCTTAATCAAATGGCTATTTATCTCCTTTCTTTGGGGCTAGGTAAATCGGCAAGAAGAAGGCGGGCAAAATAA
- a CDS encoding HEPN domain-containing protein, whose amino-acid sequence MNNEERKQEALRWLKRAKGDLRVARLTLGDEEGPEYGLACYLAQQCAEKSLKAILISMGIKFSYKHDLEYLVEILPAENKAAFSEMELEWLSNWVTEGRYPGDWPEATQEDAKKAIEMAEAIYNNISENLRDE is encoded by the coding sequence ATGAACAATGAGGAAAGGAAACAGGAAGCCCTTAGATGGTTGAAAAGGGCCAAGGGAGACTTACGGGTAGCAAGGCTAACATTAGGGGATGAGGAAGGGCCTGAATATGGTTTGGCCTGCTACCTGGCGCAACAGTGCGCTGAAAAGAGCCTGAAAGCAATTCTTATCAGCATGGGGATAAAGTTTTCATATAAACATGACCTGGAGTATCTTGTCGAAATTTTACCGGCTGAAAATAAGGCTGCCTTTTCCGAAATGGAACTTGAATGGCTAAGTAACTGGGTTACTGAAGGACGTTACCCTGGCGACTGGCCTGAAGCAACTCAAGAAGATGCAAAAAAGGCCATTGAAATGGCGGAAGCCATTTACAACAACATTTCCGAGAATTTGAGAGATGAATAA
- a CDS encoding nucleotidyltransferase domain-containing protein — translation MDEKLVQSMVKRIQEKFNPEKIIVFGSWARGETGPDSDVDILVVMDCAREQKRQMQVAIRKELRDFKVPKDIIVANPADISRHKDSWWTVYHPALKEGVVLYEQ, via the coding sequence ATGGATGAAAAATTAGTACAGTCTATGGTGAAACGTATACAGGAGAAATTTAATCCCGAAAAGATAATAGTTTTCGGCTCCTGGGCGAGGGGAGAAACTGGACCTGACAGCGACGTAGATATTCTGGTCGTTATGGACTGCGCCCGGGAACAAAAACGGCAGATGCAAGTGGCAATTCGTAAAGAACTACGGGATTTTAAAGTGCCTAAAGATATTATAGTTGCCAATCCTGCTGATATTAGCAGGCATAAAGACTCGTGGTGGACCGTTTATCATCCAGCCCTTAAAGAAGGGGTGGTGCTGTATGAACAATGA
- a CDS encoding IS3 family transposase, with amino-acid sequence MLRIVGVSRSTYYYQLTNEPKPHTTSGGRPFPGHSLTMGGRKVSDEQIKEWIMESISGDGYAYGYRKLTHMLRQDHELVVNEKKVYRLCKELDILRPQRNLRRKHPRNLAQNRTITAPNQLWEVDVKYGYIAGEDRFFFVLSYIDVYDRQIVGYHIGLTCEARHAVETFRAALWKRQILQRNLPLPIIRSDNGPQFVSHLFESECERWNVLHERIPPKTPNMNAYIESYHRLLEDECLSMGEFGTYAEAYQAVVEFVSRYNNRRLHSSLHYLSPAKFYRRHIETGLQPRHPVRV; translated from the coding sequence GTGCTGCGCATAGTGGGGGTTTCCCGATCCACCTATTATTATCAATTAACAAATGAACCAAAACCGCATACCACTTCAGGTGGACGTCCGTTTCCTGGTCATTCACTGACTATGGGCGGCCGCAAGGTAAGTGATGAACAGATTAAGGAATGGATTATGGAGTCTATTTCCGGTGATGGTTACGCCTACGGGTACCGTAAGCTCACTCATATGCTTCGACAAGATCATGAGCTGGTGGTGAACGAGAAAAAGGTATACCGCCTGTGTAAGGAACTGGATATTCTGCGGCCACAACGGAACCTCCGTCGGAAACACCCGCGGAATTTGGCCCAGAACCGCACTATCACAGCGCCAAACCAGCTCTGGGAGGTCGATGTGAAGTACGGGTACATTGCAGGAGAAGACCGGTTTTTCTTTGTGCTGTCGTACATTGACGTCTATGACAGGCAGATTGTGGGCTATCATATTGGTCTAACCTGTGAAGCCAGACATGCCGTTGAAACTTTTCGAGCAGCATTATGGAAACGTCAGATTCTTCAAAGGAATTTACCATTACCCATCATCCGTTCGGATAATGGACCCCAGTTTGTAAGTCATCTGTTTGAATCGGAGTGTGAGCGATGGAATGTCCTACACGAGAGAATACCGCCCAAGACACCGAATATGAACGCATATATCGAATCGTACCATCGGCTTCTTGAGGATGAATGCTTGTCGATGGGCGAGTTTGGGACCTATGCGGAGGCATATCAGGCGGTCGTAGAATTCGTTAGCCGTTACAACAACCGCCGGTTGCACTCCAGTTTGCACTACCTGTCGCCGGCCAAGTTTTACCGTCGTCATATCGAGACAGGATTGCAGCCCAGACATCCCGTGAGGGTGTGA
- a CDS encoding transposase: MERRKFTLEFKRQVVEQAIAAGNNSVVARKYDIRPNIVSRWVRQYKAGQPMQGSSPKGNATHVTQQEHARLVAENRELDKQNTHLKQLLGEKDLEIAILRDLLKKANPHLQIK, from the coding sequence GTGGAACGTCGGAAATTTACCCTAGAGTTCAAGCGCCAGGTCGTCGAACAGGCCATCGCTGCCGGAAATAATTCTGTCGTTGCTCGGAAGTATGATATCCGGCCGAATATTGTCAGCCGATGGGTTCGTCAGTACAAAGCCGGCCAACCCATGCAAGGCAGTAGCCCAAAGGGAAACGCCACCCACGTTACTCAGCAGGAACACGCCCGACTCGTTGCAGAGAACCGTGAGTTAGACAAACAGAATACCCATCTAAAGCAACTTCTGGGCGAAAAAGACCTTGAAATTGCTATATTACGTGACCTATTAAAAAAAGCCAACCCTCACTTGCAGATAAAGTAG
- the tnpB gene encoding IS66 family insertion sequence element accessory protein TnpB (TnpB, as the term is used for proteins encoded by IS66 family insertion elements, is considered an accessory protein, since TnpC, encoded by a neighboring gene, is a DDE family transposase.) gives MLNETGIDRVYLACGATDLRKSIDGLAVLVKEGFELDPFSSCLFVFCNRNRDKLKILHWEHNGFWLYYRRLEKGKFLWPGGTASSTITISRRELRWLLDGLPLKQPKAHPEVKARTIV, from the coding sequence ATGCTAAACGAAACAGGCATCGACCGGGTTTATCTCGCCTGCGGTGCCACAGATTTACGCAAGTCCATTGACGGGTTAGCGGTGCTGGTCAAGGAAGGGTTCGAGCTGGACCCCTTCTCTTCTTGCCTTTTCGTTTTCTGTAACCGCAATAGGGATAAACTAAAGATCCTCCACTGGGAGCACAATGGGTTCTGGCTTTATTACCGCCGGCTGGAGAAGGGCAAATTCCTATGGCCGGGAGGAACCGCTTCTTCCACCATCACCATAAGCCGCCGGGAACTCCGCTGGCTGCTTGACGGTCTCCCCTTAAAACAGCCTAAAGCCCATCCCGAGGTAAAAGCACGCACCATCGTGTAA
- the tnpA gene encoding IS66 family insertion sequence element accessory protein TnpA, whose protein sequence is MTKAERQKLWEDRITAYQKSGQSVKEWCATQEGVSPRQLWYWLRKYKNQNEVSPVITNRWLPVEISQKGSREQALLVKIGPATIEVRPGFDPTLLSQVIKALIALC, encoded by the coding sequence ATGACCAAAGCCGAACGGCAAAAGTTGTGGGAGGACCGGATAACCGCGTACCAGAAGAGCGGACAGAGTGTCAAGGAGTGGTGCGCCACACAAGAAGGCGTCAGCCCCAGGCAATTATGGTACTGGCTGCGGAAATATAAAAACCAGAATGAAGTTTCCCCGGTGATAACAAACCGGTGGCTGCCGGTAGAAATAAGCCAGAAAGGTTCCCGAGAACAAGCTCTATTGGTCAAAATAGGACCGGCCACCATTGAGGTAAGACCCGGCTTTGATCCCACCCTGCTTTCTCAGGTGATTAAGGCGCTGATAGCATTATGCTAA